The following coding sequences are from one Rhipicephalus microplus isolate Deutch F79 chromosome 3, USDA_Rmic, whole genome shotgun sequence window:
- the LOC119181439 gene encoding uncharacterized protein LOC119181439 isoform X2, with the protein MDDSAPTPVRPLKHAASEESTLSVLLSAPALPMEFAIRFGVVGVGRLSVRQWPVGLSTVLAKTVAHQMNTSLKLKAGGYTDEDLAVSRLRATAMEALAEQCALWREQPELAQELPHTPAATLPLSAYGVRNNRRKMEDRHLALPDLNFALGLQGLPQYSYYAVFDGHAGVEAADYATAHLHRNIAVQPDFVTDPVNAVREGFLLTDRNFLQRSSREGLKSGCTAVCCLVREQRQLVVGWLGDSQAILVRKGIPIPLVNPHKPEREDERKRIEELGGVVLLMGIWRVNGALGVSRAIGDAEHKPFVTSEPDVVSMDLDGTEDFLVLGCDGLWDQLSPKNVASRVYHAVLEDPESAPYVSHTLVQTARDMGSSDNITAIVVFLRDPRDFKPCVLDIVDYFPNPVPGNEVPATPAEDAKEAFNASEFDASRFNSNGYGAHLFDAEAVNSHTYEHAAETEMLQVASDVVQGTIETALHRVNEDVITAGQIVDQVHLLHTEESGKFSDLPEQFHGAIPTDGSLEDKFDQPDGISHAANGYGDNIPERQAVHHNPFDDEGYGHDLETAECLQSSGIGGTLEESGTESAERFSSFAEGANEASSQLEMPQEQTFCTAPSPTQQHQEFDTSFDQEVDARQPSPVGQHMLPQDPLLAAGDLVGAPAEPAASREAELPDEGVDVSTLPEDVQEMEAAKEQHGASAIQDECLSTLPEDQQDCKLAQLCDMDSVVLPDAAEHVAAVAEATRAVRDAETIGMEHSDDIHGNMLSPGNNQEGVQQLDHLYENAQQSDLNKEEMQLAQPLEPEHVKDGTDADMAASGLSYNQPLSLQSDDLVSIDLNSSAMQSLAEASAPPHAADSAFICETVAVPHEDTSMAYVTSENAQNEQPVCETLESLGTDDADDTSLGGSAESIVEKVTAEPVQQDSAVIFCELKESPPVENILNVQSDESEQKVDDLCYNIPVQQQEQVPAEVSYAGSQDSFVLGSQVSEPFVQDSFAVPTSTENSFALEHPPEEPSLQSPDSLLQVEPQQPATAAISPVGDAEQPCEPSYQNLSEEAQSPHLQSQSPAIEEHMEQKSVALNVVHCMSENTKPTVDETPAPVVDVGAIPENIPEADGVTDSDSERDNEWRFVKPVEPVISQLAKEAGQVPIQGSQAAEMIHAEQKEAASSELVQSTAETSASEPKVDAVSDTKQDLLPETKAEVDVAAAQKDTLPERKASAAKLTSGAKLSPAAQKTKPAAKASPAPKPRTSSTDKPAAKPLPSKTEPSSKATPATKSPLKKQPVATKPTTATTTAKQSTTASSTTASSTTAKTNLTRKPEPLKPKSATAATDAPTKKPVSATSRPSAGSTRPAPSKPPEKSTAPASKAKPTAPSSTAPRPRTTIGSALTSSASKAEVGTAEKKPTTKPAPTRPPISRTAPKSMQPASSSSAPRVGSSTTANRPTTAPISRPGTTSRVGSASTAAKKVTDAAKKVTDAGAAAVKTSSARVPATRDAKLGKDSTNQQLAGARRTEITQRSAASRTATASKTAATKPTTTSKYAAVRAVPKGGGTAAAAAKAAAAENQSNGEPAANCNGTPEEKGTLEQKDNKEAFAPAGEPGILSNGSHPESDEIAKPAAIAENMPDVPAVDV; encoded by the exons GCAGTGGCCCGTGGGTCTGAGCACCGTCTTGGCAAAGACCGTAGCACACCAGATGAACACATCCCTGAAGCTAAAGGCTGGGGGCTACACAGATGAAG ACTTGGCTGTTAGCAGACTTCGAGCCACTGCAATGGAGGCCCTGGCTGAACAGTGTGCCCTCTGGAGGGAACAGCCCGAACTGGCTCAAGAACTGCCCCACACACCTGCTGCAACCCTGCCTTTGTCGGCATATGGAGTGCGCAACAACAGGCGCAAGATGGAAGATCGCCACCTGGCTCTTCCAGACCTCAACTTTGCACTAGGACTTCAG GGCCTTCCTCAGTACAGTTACTATGCAGTTTTTGATGGTCATGCTGGTGTAGAGGCAGCTGACTATGCGAccgctcaccttcaccgaaaCATAGCTGTGCAACCGGACTTTGTCACCGATCCAGTGAATGCCGTTCGTGAAGGCTTCCTCCTGACGGACCGAAACTTTCTACAGCGTTCATCAAGAGAG GGCCTCAAGAGTGGCTGCACGGCTGTCTGCTGCCTGGTGCGTGAGCAGCGGCAACTTGTTGTAGGCTGGCTTGGCGACTCGCAGGCCATCTTGGTCCGGAAAGGCATCCCCATACCCTTGGTCAACCCCCACAAGCCCGAGAGAGAG GATGAAAGAAAAAGGATAGAAGAACTTGGAGGAGTAGTCCTACTGATGGGCATCTGGAGGGTAAACGGCGCACTTGGCGTGTCAAGAGCCATCG GAGATGCCGAGCATAAGCCATTTGTAACCAGTGAGCCAGATGTGGTGAGCATGGACCTTGATGGCACCGAAGACTTCCTTGTCTTGGGTTGCGACGGTCTTTGGGACCAGCTGAGCCCCAAGAATGTGGCATCGAGAGTGTACCACGCAGTTCTTGAGGACCCGGAGAGTGCACCCTATGTGTCCCACACTCTCGTGCAGACGGCCAGAGACATGGGCTCATCTGACAACATCACAGCCATAGTTGTCTTCCTGCGTGATCCTCGCGACTTTAAGCCTTGCGTTCTGGACATTGTAGACTACTTCCCAAATCCAGTGCCTGGAAACGAGGTGCCAGCAACACCGGCCGAAGATGCAAAGGAGGCCTTCAATGCGAGCGAATTCGATGCTTCCAGGTTCAACAGCAACGGCTACGGAGCCCACTTATTCGATGCTGAAGCTGTGAATTCCCACACCTATGAGCATGCCGCCGAAACTGAAATGCTTCAGGTGGCCTCTGATGTGGTTCAAGGAACGATCGAAACAGCGCTGCATAGAGTCAATGAAGATGTCATCACTGCTGGCCAAATTGTCGATCAAGTGCACCTCCTTCACACTGAAGAAAGTGGAAAGTTCTCAGATTTACCTGAGCAGTTTCACGGTGCCATCCCAACTGATGGCAGTCTGGAAGACAAGTTTGATCAACCCGACGGCATCTCGCATGCTGCTAATGGATACGGTGACAACATACCAGAACGGCAGGCTGTGCACCACAACCCGTTCGATGACGAAGGCTATGGGCATGACCTCGAGACAGCCGAATGCCTTCAAAGCTCTGGTATTGGAGGGACCCTGGAAGAAAGTGGGACTGAAAGTGCGGAGCGGTTCTCTTCCTTCGCAGAAGGAGCTAATGAGGCTAGCAGCCAACTTGAAATGCCTCAGGAACAGACTTTCTGTACAGCACCAAGTCCAACACAGCAGCATCAAGAGTTCGATACTAGTTTCGACCAGGAAGTTGATGCTAGGCAGCCTTCTCCAGTTGGCCAACATATGCTGCCCCAAGATCCACTGCTCGCTGCTGGTGACCTTGTTGGGGCTCCTGCTGAACCTGCAGCATCGAGAGAGGCTGAGCTTCCAGACGAAGGAGTTGATGTGAGCACTCTTCCTGAGGATGTCCAGGAAATGGAGGCAGCAAAAGAGCAACATGGGGCATCAGCCATTCAGGATGAGTGCCTTAGTACATTACCAGAAGACCAACAAGATTGCAAGCTTGCACAGCTCTGTGACATGGATTCTGTTGTTTTACCAGATGCTGCTGAACATGTTGCTGCAGTTGCTGAGGCCACTCGGGCAGTACGTGATGCTGAAACCATAGGTATGGAACATTCAGACGATATCCATGGCAACATGCTGTCACCTGGTAACAACCAGGAAGGAGTGCAACAGCTTGATCACTTGTATGAAAATGCGCAACAGTCTGATCTCAACAAAGAGGAAATGCAGCTAGCACAGCCGTTGGAGCCCGAGCACGTCAAGGATGGCACAGATGCCGATATGGCTGCCAGTGGACTTAGTTATAATCAGCCCCTTAGCCTCCAGTCGGATGACCTTGTGTCTATTGACCTTAACAGCTCAGCCATGCAGTCACTTGCAGAGGCGAGTGCGCCTCCTCATGCAGCAGATAGTGCTTTTATTTGTGAGACTGTTGCAGTGCCGCATGAAGACACAAGCATGGCATATGTCACAAGCGAAAATGCCCAAAATGAGCAGCCTGTCTGCGAAACATTGGAGAGCCTTGGTACGGACGACGCTGATGACACCTCTTTGGGTGGTTCTGCGGAGTCCATTGTTGAGAAAGTCACTGCCGAGCCTGTCCAGCAAGATAGTGCTGTTATCTTTTGCGAGCTCAAAGAATCTCCTCCTGTGGAGAACATTCTCAATGTGCAGTCTGACGAAAGCGAACAAAAAGTTGACGATCTATGCTACAATATCCCTGTTCAGCAGCAAGAACAAGTGCCAGCGGAAGTGTCCTACGCAGGTTCCCAAGACAGTTTTGTGCTTGGCAGCCAAGTTTCTGAGCCTTTCGTCCAAGACTCTTTTGCTGTACCTACAAGTACCGAAAACTCCTTCGCCTTAGAACATCCACCTGAAGAACCCTCCTTGCAGTCTCCAGACTCTCTACTGCAAGTTGAGCCCCAACAACCTGCAACAGCTGCTATATCTCCAGTCGGTGATGCTGAACAGCCTTGTGAGCCGTCGTATCAGAATCTTTCCGAGGAGGCACAGAGTCCGCATCTTCAGTCCCAGAGTCCCGCGATTGAGGAACATATGGAGCAGAAGTCTGTCGCACTTAACGTGGTGCACTGCATGAGCGAGAACACAAAACCTACGGTTGATGAAACTCCCGCTCCTGTGGTTGACGTAGGTGCGATTCCAGAGAACATTCCGGAGGCAGATGGGGTCACTGACTCGGACTCCGAGAGGGACAATGAGTGGCGATTCGTGAAGCCCGTAGAGCCTGTTATTTCGCAGTTGGCAAAAGAGGCTGGTCAAGTTCCGATCCAAGGTTCTCAGGCTGCTGAGATGATTCATGCAGAACAGAAGGAAGCAGCCTCTTCTGAACTAGTTCAAAGTACTGCAGAGACTAGTGCTTCCGAGCCAAAGGTTGATGCTGTGTCAGACACGAAGCAAGATTTGTTACCCGAAACAAAAGCCGAAGTTGATGTTGCAGCTGCTCAGAAGGACACATTACCCGAACGAAAGGCTAGTGCCGCAAAACTTACTTCCGGTGCAAAGCTCTCACCAGCTGCCCAGAAAACAAAGCCAGCTGCTAAAGCATCGCCTGCTCCAAAGCCAAGGACATCCTCCACTGATAAGCCTGCAGCAAAGCCACTTCCTTCAAAGACAGAACCATCCTCTAAAGCTACGCCTGCAACTAAGTCTCCTCTGAAAAAGCAGCCTGTGGCTACAAAACCTACCACAGCAACTACGACAGCAAAACAGAGCACCACTGCGAGCAGCACCACTGCGAGCAGCACCACTGCGAAAACGAACCTAACCCGCAAGCCCGAGCCACTAAAGCCCAAATCGGCCACGGCTGCCACCGATGCACCAACCAAGAAGCCAGTTTCTGCAACTTCAAGGCCTTCGGCTGGATCCACTAGGCCCGCCCCATCCAAACCACCAGAAAAGAGCACGGCTCCAGCATCAAAGGCCAAACCGACAGCACCATCATCCACAGCGCCTCGTCCTCGAACAACCATCGGATCTGCATTGACATCGTCTGCTAGCAAGGCAGAAGTTGGAACTGCCGAAAAGAAGCCCACTACTAAACCGGCACCAACTCGGCCTCCCATTTCCAGGACTGCACCAAAATCTATGCAGCCTGCCAGCAGTAGCTCTGCACCGAGAGTTGGATCAAGCACTACGGCGAATCGTCCTACTACAGCACCCATTTCGAGGCCTGGAACAACATCGAGGGTTGGTAGTGCCTCGACTGCCGCAAAGAAGGTGACGGATGCCGCAAAGAAGGTGACGGATGCCGGTGCTGCAGCTGTGAAAACATCTTCCGCGAGGGTTCCAGCAACGCGAGATGCGAAGCTCGGCAAAGACAGCACCAACCAGCAGCTGGCTGGTGCAAGACGAACGGAAATAACTCAGAGAAGTGCTGCTAGTAGGACGGCCACCGCGTCAAAAACTGCCGCAACAAAGCCAACGACAACAAGCAAGTATGCTGCTGTTAGAGCAGTTCCCAAGGGGGGCGGCACCGCTGCTGCCGCAGCaaaagctgctgctgctgaaaatcAAAGCAATGGAGAACCTGCTGCCAACTGCAATGGGACACCAGAAGAGAAGGGCACGCTGGAACAGAAAGACAACAAGGAAGCCTTTGCGCCTGCAGGCGAACCAGGCATCCTGAGCAATGGCAGCCACCCGGAAAGCGACGAAATAGCTAAACCCGCTGCCATTGCGGAAAACATGCCTGACGTCCCTGCTGTGGATGTGTAG
- the LOC119181439 gene encoding uncharacterized protein LOC119181439 isoform X1: protein MEERSITEYLSSYSNVNSPESPDDGVQHRNGHQVERTIDPEDVEAEVFDWVLTHLEPRQWPVGLSTVLAKTVAHQMNTSLKLKAGGYTDEDLAVSRLRATAMEALAEQCALWREQPELAQELPHTPAATLPLSAYGVRNNRRKMEDRHLALPDLNFALGLQGLPQYSYYAVFDGHAGVEAADYATAHLHRNIAVQPDFVTDPVNAVREGFLLTDRNFLQRSSREGLKSGCTAVCCLVREQRQLVVGWLGDSQAILVRKGIPIPLVNPHKPEREDERKRIEELGGVVLLMGIWRVNGALGVSRAIGDAEHKPFVTSEPDVVSMDLDGTEDFLVLGCDGLWDQLSPKNVASRVYHAVLEDPESAPYVSHTLVQTARDMGSSDNITAIVVFLRDPRDFKPCVLDIVDYFPNPVPGNEVPATPAEDAKEAFNASEFDASRFNSNGYGAHLFDAEAVNSHTYEHAAETEMLQVASDVVQGTIETALHRVNEDVITAGQIVDQVHLLHTEESGKFSDLPEQFHGAIPTDGSLEDKFDQPDGISHAANGYGDNIPERQAVHHNPFDDEGYGHDLETAECLQSSGIGGTLEESGTESAERFSSFAEGANEASSQLEMPQEQTFCTAPSPTQQHQEFDTSFDQEVDARQPSPVGQHMLPQDPLLAAGDLVGAPAEPAASREAELPDEGVDVSTLPEDVQEMEAAKEQHGASAIQDECLSTLPEDQQDCKLAQLCDMDSVVLPDAAEHVAAVAEATRAVRDAETIGMEHSDDIHGNMLSPGNNQEGVQQLDHLYENAQQSDLNKEEMQLAQPLEPEHVKDGTDADMAASGLSYNQPLSLQSDDLVSIDLNSSAMQSLAEASAPPHAADSAFICETVAVPHEDTSMAYVTSENAQNEQPVCETLESLGTDDADDTSLGGSAESIVEKVTAEPVQQDSAVIFCELKESPPVENILNVQSDESEQKVDDLCYNIPVQQQEQVPAEVSYAGSQDSFVLGSQVSEPFVQDSFAVPTSTENSFALEHPPEEPSLQSPDSLLQVEPQQPATAAISPVGDAEQPCEPSYQNLSEEAQSPHLQSQSPAIEEHMEQKSVALNVVHCMSENTKPTVDETPAPVVDVGAIPENIPEADGVTDSDSERDNEWRFVKPVEPVISQLAKEAGQVPIQGSQAAEMIHAEQKEAASSELVQSTAETSASEPKVDAVSDTKQDLLPETKAEVDVAAAQKDTLPERKASAAKLTSGAKLSPAAQKTKPAAKASPAPKPRTSSTDKPAAKPLPSKTEPSSKATPATKSPLKKQPVATKPTTATTTAKQSTTASSTTASSTTAKTNLTRKPEPLKPKSATAATDAPTKKPVSATSRPSAGSTRPAPSKPPEKSTAPASKAKPTAPSSTAPRPRTTIGSALTSSASKAEVGTAEKKPTTKPAPTRPPISRTAPKSMQPASSSSAPRVGSSTTANRPTTAPISRPGTTSRVGSASTAAKKVTDAAKKVTDAGAAAVKTSSARVPATRDAKLGKDSTNQQLAGARRTEITQRSAASRTATASKTAATKPTTTSKYAAVRAVPKGGGTAAAAAKAAAAENQSNGEPAANCNGTPEEKGTLEQKDNKEAFAPAGEPGILSNGSHPESDEIAKPAAIAENMPDVPAVDV, encoded by the exons GCAGTGGCCCGTGGGTCTGAGCACCGTCTTGGCAAAGACCGTAGCACACCAGATGAACACATCCCTGAAGCTAAAGGCTGGGGGCTACACAGATGAAG ACTTGGCTGTTAGCAGACTTCGAGCCACTGCAATGGAGGCCCTGGCTGAACAGTGTGCCCTCTGGAGGGAACAGCCCGAACTGGCTCAAGAACTGCCCCACACACCTGCTGCAACCCTGCCTTTGTCGGCATATGGAGTGCGCAACAACAGGCGCAAGATGGAAGATCGCCACCTGGCTCTTCCAGACCTCAACTTTGCACTAGGACTTCAG GGCCTTCCTCAGTACAGTTACTATGCAGTTTTTGATGGTCATGCTGGTGTAGAGGCAGCTGACTATGCGAccgctcaccttcaccgaaaCATAGCTGTGCAACCGGACTTTGTCACCGATCCAGTGAATGCCGTTCGTGAAGGCTTCCTCCTGACGGACCGAAACTTTCTACAGCGTTCATCAAGAGAG GGCCTCAAGAGTGGCTGCACGGCTGTCTGCTGCCTGGTGCGTGAGCAGCGGCAACTTGTTGTAGGCTGGCTTGGCGACTCGCAGGCCATCTTGGTCCGGAAAGGCATCCCCATACCCTTGGTCAACCCCCACAAGCCCGAGAGAGAG GATGAAAGAAAAAGGATAGAAGAACTTGGAGGAGTAGTCCTACTGATGGGCATCTGGAGGGTAAACGGCGCACTTGGCGTGTCAAGAGCCATCG GAGATGCCGAGCATAAGCCATTTGTAACCAGTGAGCCAGATGTGGTGAGCATGGACCTTGATGGCACCGAAGACTTCCTTGTCTTGGGTTGCGACGGTCTTTGGGACCAGCTGAGCCCCAAGAATGTGGCATCGAGAGTGTACCACGCAGTTCTTGAGGACCCGGAGAGTGCACCCTATGTGTCCCACACTCTCGTGCAGACGGCCAGAGACATGGGCTCATCTGACAACATCACAGCCATAGTTGTCTTCCTGCGTGATCCTCGCGACTTTAAGCCTTGCGTTCTGGACATTGTAGACTACTTCCCAAATCCAGTGCCTGGAAACGAGGTGCCAGCAACACCGGCCGAAGATGCAAAGGAGGCCTTCAATGCGAGCGAATTCGATGCTTCCAGGTTCAACAGCAACGGCTACGGAGCCCACTTATTCGATGCTGAAGCTGTGAATTCCCACACCTATGAGCATGCCGCCGAAACTGAAATGCTTCAGGTGGCCTCTGATGTGGTTCAAGGAACGATCGAAACAGCGCTGCATAGAGTCAATGAAGATGTCATCACTGCTGGCCAAATTGTCGATCAAGTGCACCTCCTTCACACTGAAGAAAGTGGAAAGTTCTCAGATTTACCTGAGCAGTTTCACGGTGCCATCCCAACTGATGGCAGTCTGGAAGACAAGTTTGATCAACCCGACGGCATCTCGCATGCTGCTAATGGATACGGTGACAACATACCAGAACGGCAGGCTGTGCACCACAACCCGTTCGATGACGAAGGCTATGGGCATGACCTCGAGACAGCCGAATGCCTTCAAAGCTCTGGTATTGGAGGGACCCTGGAAGAAAGTGGGACTGAAAGTGCGGAGCGGTTCTCTTCCTTCGCAGAAGGAGCTAATGAGGCTAGCAGCCAACTTGAAATGCCTCAGGAACAGACTTTCTGTACAGCACCAAGTCCAACACAGCAGCATCAAGAGTTCGATACTAGTTTCGACCAGGAAGTTGATGCTAGGCAGCCTTCTCCAGTTGGCCAACATATGCTGCCCCAAGATCCACTGCTCGCTGCTGGTGACCTTGTTGGGGCTCCTGCTGAACCTGCAGCATCGAGAGAGGCTGAGCTTCCAGACGAAGGAGTTGATGTGAGCACTCTTCCTGAGGATGTCCAGGAAATGGAGGCAGCAAAAGAGCAACATGGGGCATCAGCCATTCAGGATGAGTGCCTTAGTACATTACCAGAAGACCAACAAGATTGCAAGCTTGCACAGCTCTGTGACATGGATTCTGTTGTTTTACCAGATGCTGCTGAACATGTTGCTGCAGTTGCTGAGGCCACTCGGGCAGTACGTGATGCTGAAACCATAGGTATGGAACATTCAGACGATATCCATGGCAACATGCTGTCACCTGGTAACAACCAGGAAGGAGTGCAACAGCTTGATCACTTGTATGAAAATGCGCAACAGTCTGATCTCAACAAAGAGGAAATGCAGCTAGCACAGCCGTTGGAGCCCGAGCACGTCAAGGATGGCACAGATGCCGATATGGCTGCCAGTGGACTTAGTTATAATCAGCCCCTTAGCCTCCAGTCGGATGACCTTGTGTCTATTGACCTTAACAGCTCAGCCATGCAGTCACTTGCAGAGGCGAGTGCGCCTCCTCATGCAGCAGATAGTGCTTTTATTTGTGAGACTGTTGCAGTGCCGCATGAAGACACAAGCATGGCATATGTCACAAGCGAAAATGCCCAAAATGAGCAGCCTGTCTGCGAAACATTGGAGAGCCTTGGTACGGACGACGCTGATGACACCTCTTTGGGTGGTTCTGCGGAGTCCATTGTTGAGAAAGTCACTGCCGAGCCTGTCCAGCAAGATAGTGCTGTTATCTTTTGCGAGCTCAAAGAATCTCCTCCTGTGGAGAACATTCTCAATGTGCAGTCTGACGAAAGCGAACAAAAAGTTGACGATCTATGCTACAATATCCCTGTTCAGCAGCAAGAACAAGTGCCAGCGGAAGTGTCCTACGCAGGTTCCCAAGACAGTTTTGTGCTTGGCAGCCAAGTTTCTGAGCCTTTCGTCCAAGACTCTTTTGCTGTACCTACAAGTACCGAAAACTCCTTCGCCTTAGAACATCCACCTGAAGAACCCTCCTTGCAGTCTCCAGACTCTCTACTGCAAGTTGAGCCCCAACAACCTGCAACAGCTGCTATATCTCCAGTCGGTGATGCTGAACAGCCTTGTGAGCCGTCGTATCAGAATCTTTCCGAGGAGGCACAGAGTCCGCATCTTCAGTCCCAGAGTCCCGCGATTGAGGAACATATGGAGCAGAAGTCTGTCGCACTTAACGTGGTGCACTGCATGAGCGAGAACACAAAACCTACGGTTGATGAAACTCCCGCTCCTGTGGTTGACGTAGGTGCGATTCCAGAGAACATTCCGGAGGCAGATGGGGTCACTGACTCGGACTCCGAGAGGGACAATGAGTGGCGATTCGTGAAGCCCGTAGAGCCTGTTATTTCGCAGTTGGCAAAAGAGGCTGGTCAAGTTCCGATCCAAGGTTCTCAGGCTGCTGAGATGATTCATGCAGAACAGAAGGAAGCAGCCTCTTCTGAACTAGTTCAAAGTACTGCAGAGACTAGTGCTTCCGAGCCAAAGGTTGATGCTGTGTCAGACACGAAGCAAGATTTGTTACCCGAAACAAAAGCCGAAGTTGATGTTGCAGCTGCTCAGAAGGACACATTACCCGAACGAAAGGCTAGTGCCGCAAAACTTACTTCCGGTGCAAAGCTCTCACCAGCTGCCCAGAAAACAAAGCCAGCTGCTAAAGCATCGCCTGCTCCAAAGCCAAGGACATCCTCCACTGATAAGCCTGCAGCAAAGCCACTTCCTTCAAAGACAGAACCATCCTCTAAAGCTACGCCTGCAACTAAGTCTCCTCTGAAAAAGCAGCCTGTGGCTACAAAACCTACCACAGCAACTACGACAGCAAAACAGAGCACCACTGCGAGCAGCACCACTGCGAGCAGCACCACTGCGAAAACGAACCTAACCCGCAAGCCCGAGCCACTAAAGCCCAAATCGGCCACGGCTGCCACCGATGCACCAACCAAGAAGCCAGTTTCTGCAACTTCAAGGCCTTCGGCTGGATCCACTAGGCCCGCCCCATCCAAACCACCAGAAAAGAGCACGGCTCCAGCATCAAAGGCCAAACCGACAGCACCATCATCCACAGCGCCTCGTCCTCGAACAACCATCGGATCTGCATTGACATCGTCTGCTAGCAAGGCAGAAGTTGGAACTGCCGAAAAGAAGCCCACTACTAAACCGGCACCAACTCGGCCTCCCATTTCCAGGACTGCACCAAAATCTATGCAGCCTGCCAGCAGTAGCTCTGCACCGAGAGTTGGATCAAGCACTACGGCGAATCGTCCTACTACAGCACCCATTTCGAGGCCTGGAACAACATCGAGGGTTGGTAGTGCCTCGACTGCCGCAAAGAAGGTGACGGATGCCGCAAAGAAGGTGACGGATGCCGGTGCTGCAGCTGTGAAAACATCTTCCGCGAGGGTTCCAGCAACGCGAGATGCGAAGCTCGGCAAAGACAGCACCAACCAGCAGCTGGCTGGTGCAAGACGAACGGAAATAACTCAGAGAAGTGCTGCTAGTAGGACGGCCACCGCGTCAAAAACTGCCGCAACAAAGCCAACGACAACAAGCAAGTATGCTGCTGTTAGAGCAGTTCCCAAGGGGGGCGGCACCGCTGCTGCCGCAGCaaaagctgctgctgctgaaaatcAAAGCAATGGAGAACCTGCTGCCAACTGCAATGGGACACCAGAAGAGAAGGGCACGCTGGAACAGAAAGACAACAAGGAAGCCTTTGCGCCTGCAGGCGAACCAGGCATCCTGAGCAATGGCAGCCACCCGGAAAGCGACGAAATAGCTAAACCCGCTGCCATTGCGGAAAACATGCCTGACGTCCCTGCTGTGGATGTGTAG